In Cryptomeria japonica chromosome 10, Sugi_1.0, whole genome shotgun sequence, a genomic segment contains:
- the LOC131028454 gene encoding protein TIFY 9, translating to MSQPQLHTIDFLGIASDQNSTPQLDSAMDCHQQILHRRSMQSCLGKIRPHMLQQVLSHGCFSDSEKFQRQSYIGVSEGIKTLDLFPQHSLGFQSNCKKDDSQSALLDREIHEISEATTTNRTSSAQLTIFYNGAVKVYDHVSSRKAEAIIMLAFANEDALPSTTASNCLRKKSDSNSEESTGGVKQSHAVETSNSNLPIANKLSLQRFLQKRKDRMSRVIPYTTTAKV from the exons ATGTCTCAACCACAGCTCCACACAATCGATTTCTTGGGAATTGCAAGTGATCAGAATAGCACCCCTCAATTGGATTCCGCCATGGATTGCCACCAACAAATTCTGCACAGGCGAT CGATGCAGTCATGCCTGGGAAAGATAAGACCTCATATGCTGCAACAAGTGCTCTCACACGGATGTTTCAGCGATTCAGAAAAATTTCAGAGACAAAGTTATATTGGGGTTTCTGAAGGAATTAAGACCCTGGATCTATTTCCGCAGCATTCTCTAGGGTTTCAATCCAACTGTAAAAAGGACGACAGCCAATCGGCTTTGCTGGATAGAGAAATTCACGAAATATCTGAAGCTACTACAACCAATCGAACATCGTCTGCCCAACTAACGATTTTTTACAATGGAGCAGTGAAAGTGTATGATCACGTTTCTTCCAGAAAA GCTGAGGCTATAATCATGCTGGCCTTCGCTAATGAAGATGCTCTGCCTTCGACCACTGCTTCAAATTGTCTAAGGAAAAAAAGTGACTCAAATTCAGAAGAATCCACAGGAGGGGTAAAGCAAAGCCACGCTGTTGAAACTTCAAATTCCA ATCTTCCAATAGCGAATAAGTTATCCCTTCAAAGATTTCTTCAAAAACGGAAGGACAG AATGAGCAGAGTCATTCCTTACACAACGACAGCAAAGGTTTAG